One window from the genome of Phycisphaerales bacterium encodes:
- a CDS encoding VIT and VWA domain-containing protein encodes MIRRHALKARNSHTARGGLLALALAATAALPGNATAQLSEEIDRPAVNIVVPQRRVWIQGEPRSQIEIKSVQVSAKATGQAASTTIRMTLHNHGGSQAEAQVLLPVPDGAAIGQFVLEGLGEQGIAKIMPADEARAIYNRIVASMRDPALLEFVGTSLVRSSVFPVPANGEQTVSMTYDHTLEADGDRIEYVLPRSAELMLQGAPWSFVMDVNGARPIATVYSPTHDIATETPSATSVKVSVSPEAFSGTPGPLRVGWLREPLESGMLASSFVAYPDGDGGGYFMLVAGPPALPDDGDREPVKREVTLVIDKSGSMRGEKIVQAREAAIQVISGLNEGEYFNVIAYSDTINKLSAEAVEKTTQSEAEAIAFIEAITAVGGTNIHDALMSAVRTEPAEGVLPMVIFLTDGLPTVGVTQESAIREAVAKSNKHERRVFGFGVGYDVNAPLLTAVSRETRGAPTFVLPQESVEAKVGQVFRRLTGPVLASPTLTPSEAASVKDMLPGELPDIFEGDQLVVLGRYTDEDENLTFTLAGEGAEGERSFQMTFDPSRASVEHAFVPRLWAQRRIAQLVDAVRQAGADGKAELGDELISEIVALSTRWGILTEYTSFLAIEAGIEVGDQVATFEPAADREGVTRLGVQMQRAAARPSQPAEEAMLYSLSSVIDERTGVGAVQQDAVNQRAMAAKNVVANRMRTAGGAEVILTGMRQVGDQTLFARGGQWVDSSLLEAVEANNADVDETVEFASERYFELANELASERRQGVLALGRDVLLNRGGKVILVQAPRAETP; translated from the coding sequence ATGATCAGGCGGCATGCTCTCAAGGCACGGAACTCTCATACGGCTCGCGGCGGCTTGCTCGCCCTGGCGCTCGCGGCGACAGCAGCCTTGCCCGGCAACGCCACGGCCCAACTCTCGGAAGAGATCGACCGGCCCGCCGTCAACATCGTCGTACCCCAGCGACGCGTCTGGATCCAAGGCGAGCCACGCTCGCAGATCGAGATCAAGTCCGTCCAGGTCTCGGCCAAGGCGACCGGCCAGGCTGCGAGCACAACCATCCGCATGACGCTGCACAACCACGGCGGAAGCCAGGCCGAGGCCCAGGTGCTGCTGCCCGTGCCCGACGGCGCGGCCATCGGGCAGTTCGTGCTCGAGGGCCTGGGCGAGCAGGGCATCGCCAAGATCATGCCCGCCGACGAGGCCCGCGCGATCTACAACCGCATCGTCGCCTCGATGCGCGACCCGGCGCTGCTCGAGTTCGTCGGCACGAGCCTGGTGCGGTCGAGCGTCTTCCCCGTGCCCGCTAACGGCGAGCAGACCGTCAGCATGACCTACGACCACACGCTCGAGGCCGACGGCGACCGCATCGAGTACGTGCTGCCCCGCTCGGCCGAGTTGATGCTCCAGGGGGCGCCCTGGTCCTTTGTGATGGACGTGAACGGCGCCCGGCCGATCGCGACCGTGTACTCGCCGACGCATGACATCGCCACCGAGACGCCGAGCGCCACGAGCGTCAAGGTCTCGGTCTCGCCCGAGGCGTTCAGCGGCACGCCGGGCCCGCTCCGCGTGGGCTGGCTGCGCGAGCCGCTGGAGTCCGGCATGCTCGCCAGCTCTTTCGTGGCGTATCCCGACGGCGACGGTGGCGGCTACTTCATGCTCGTCGCCGGCCCGCCCGCATTACCCGACGATGGCGACCGAGAGCCGGTGAAGCGCGAGGTCACCCTCGTGATCGACAAGAGCGGCTCGATGCGCGGCGAGAAGATCGTGCAGGCCCGGGAGGCGGCCATCCAGGTCATCAGCGGCCTGAATGAAGGCGAGTACTTCAACGTCATCGCCTATTCGGACACCATCAACAAGCTCAGCGCCGAAGCCGTCGAGAAGACCACCCAGAGCGAGGCCGAGGCCATCGCGTTCATCGAGGCCATCACCGCGGTCGGCGGGACGAACATCCACGATGCTCTCATGTCGGCGGTGCGCACCGAGCCGGCCGAAGGCGTCCTGCCGATGGTCATCTTCCTGACCGACGGGTTGCCGACGGTGGGGGTGACCCAGGAGAGCGCGATCCGCGAGGCGGTGGCGAAGTCGAACAAGCACGAGCGCCGTGTCTTCGGCTTCGGCGTGGGCTACGACGTCAACGCGCCGCTGCTCACCGCCGTCAGCCGCGAGACCCGGGGGGCGCCGACGTTCGTGCTTCCCCAGGAGAGCGTCGAAGCCAAGGTAGGTCAGGTCTTCCGCCGGCTGACCGGTCCGGTGCTGGCTTCGCCGACGCTCACCCCGAGCGAGGCGGCCAGCGTCAAGGACATGCTTCCCGGCGAGCTGCCCGACATCTTCGAGGGCGACCAGCTCGTCGTGCTGGGCCGATACACCGATGAAGACGAGAACCTGACCTTCACGCTTGCCGGCGAGGGCGCCGAGGGAGAGCGCAGCTTCCAGATGACCTTCGACCCCAGCCGCGCGAGCGTCGAGCACGCGTTCGTGCCGCGACTGTGGGCCCAGCGCCGCATTGCGCAGCTCGTTGATGCCGTGCGGCAGGCAGGCGCCGATGGCAAGGCCGAGCTGGGCGACGAGCTGATCTCCGAGATCGTGGCGCTCAGCACGCGGTGGGGCATCCTGACCGAGTACACGTCGTTCCTGGCGATCGAGGCCGGCATCGAGGTCGGCGACCAGGTGGCAACGTTCGAGCCCGCCGCCGACCGGGAGGGCGTGACGCGCCTGGGGGTGCAGATGCAGCGAGCCGCGGCACGGCCGAGCCAGCCCGCGGAGGAGGCCATGCTGTACAGCCTGTCCTCGGTCATCGACGAGCGCACGGGCGTCGGCGCCGTGCAGCAGGACGCCGTCAACCAGCGGGCGATGGCCGCGAAGAACGTCGTCGCCAACCGAATGCGGACCGCCGGTGGCGCGGAGGTCATCCTGACGGGCATGCGTCAGGTTGGCGATCAGACGCTCTTCGCCCGCG
- a CDS encoding GC-type dockerin domain-anchored protein — translation MRIDSFIATCASLVLAGAATADFSGPYEAQLWQDTGIFEGVTTISPDTGLTDTLTFGYDVDLGNPGPGVPFRTTTFSIEADKSGTISFDYDYSGFHGFASTEVYLEVFAETSDGVTSIVIVDQPDGGGFQYTGSVEIDVEAGMDFGIIVGGGNFDSNSVINGEVELTNFSRPLSLDGAYAMDNWSTMGIDEGTTEILPETGDALVGSFLYDVDLGNPGPGVTFRTAEFGAVAGGTGPVSFDYLYEGFHAFFDARVYLEVFADTSAGRTSIVLVDEMDGGGHSYEGSALIDVEKGMPFGIIVGGGNFDRNSVINGRVDISRFSGPRAFDGALRLENWTNTGIDEGTTATSPTSGPADRPEFSYDVDLGNPGPGVTFRTTEWSVESDHTGVASFDWSHTGDHKFFLTNIYLEAFAETSGGRESIVLVDEAAGPGFLFEGSVELAVEAGMPFGIIAGGGNGDSNSVISGTVTLSEVCFGPCPADFDGDGALTIFDFLAFQNAFAMSDPSADFDGDGEFTLFDFLAFQNAFASGC, via the coding sequence ATGCGTATCGACTCATTCATTGCAACGTGTGCCTCGCTCGTCCTGGCCGGTGCGGCGACGGCGGACTTCTCGGGCCCGTATGAGGCCCAGCTCTGGCAAGACACCGGCATCTTCGAAGGCGTGACCACGATCTCGCCCGACACGGGGCTGACCGACACGCTCACGTTCGGCTACGACGTTGACCTGGGCAACCCCGGCCCGGGCGTGCCATTCCGCACTACGACGTTCTCGATCGAGGCCGACAAGAGCGGCACGATCTCGTTCGACTACGACTACTCGGGCTTCCACGGGTTCGCGTCCACCGAGGTCTACCTGGAGGTCTTCGCCGAAACCAGCGACGGCGTGACCAGCATCGTGATCGTCGACCAGCCCGACGGTGGCGGCTTCCAGTACACCGGCTCGGTCGAGATCGACGTTGAGGCCGGCATGGACTTCGGCATCATCGTCGGCGGCGGCAACTTCGACAGCAACAGCGTCATCAACGGCGAGGTCGAACTGACCAACTTCTCGCGGCCGCTGAGCCTCGACGGCGCCTACGCCATGGACAACTGGTCGACGATGGGCATCGACGAGGGCACGACCGAGATCCTGCCCGAGACCGGCGATGCGCTGGTTGGCTCGTTTCTCTACGACGTCGACCTGGGCAACCCCGGCCCGGGCGTGACGTTCCGCACGGCCGAGTTCGGCGCGGTTGCCGGCGGCACCGGCCCGGTGAGCTTTGACTATCTGTACGAGGGCTTCCACGCGTTCTTCGACGCCCGCGTGTACCTCGAGGTCTTCGCCGACACGTCGGCCGGCCGCACGAGCATCGTGCTGGTCGACGAGATGGACGGCGGCGGCCACAGCTACGAGGGCTCGGCGCTCATTGATGTCGAGAAGGGCATGCCATTCGGCATCATCGTGGGCGGCGGCAACTTCGACCGCAACAGCGTCATCAATGGCCGCGTGGACATCTCCCGCTTCAGCGGCCCGCGTGCCTTCGACGGCGCGCTCCGGCTGGAGAACTGGACCAACACCGGCATCGACGAAGGCACGACCGCGACCAGCCCGACGAGTGGCCCCGCCGACCGCCCCGAGTTCTCCTACGACGTCGACCTGGGCAACCCGGGTCCGGGCGTCACGTTCCGCACCACGGAGTGGTCCGTCGAGAGCGACCACACCGGAGTCGCCAGCTTCGACTGGTCGCACACCGGCGATCACAAGTTCTTCCTCACCAACATCTACCTCGAGGCCTTTGCCGAGACGTCGGGCGGCCGCGAGAGCATCGTGCTCGTCGACGAGGCGGCCGGCCCGGGCTTCCTGTTCGAGGGCAGCGTCGAGCTGGCGGTCGAGGCGGGCATGCCCTTCGGCATCATCGCGGGCGGCGGCAACGGCGATTCCAATAGTGTCATCTCGGGCACGGTCACGCTCTCGGAGGTCTGCTTCGGGCCCTGCCCGGCCGACTTCGACGGCGACGGCGCCCTGACGATCTTCGACTTCCTCGCCTTCCAGAACGCGTTCGCCATGAGCGATCCGTCGGCCGACTTCGACGGCGACGGCGAGTTCACGCTGTTCGACTTCCTGGCCTTCCAGAACGCCTTCGCGTCTGGCTGCTGA